A window of Gadus chalcogrammus isolate NIFS_2021 chromosome 16, NIFS_Gcha_1.0, whole genome shotgun sequence contains these coding sequences:
- the mab21l1 gene encoding putative nucleotidyltransferase MAB21L1 codes for MIAAQAKLVYHLNKYYNEKCQSRKGAISKTIREVCKVVSDVLKEVEVQEPRFISSLSEMDNRFEGMEVTSPTEFEVVLYLNQMGVFNFVDDGSLPGCAVLKLSDGRKRSMSLWVEFITASGYLSARKIRSRFQTLVAQAVDKCSYRDVVKMVADTSEVKLRIRDRYIVQITPAFKCTGIWPRSAAHWPLPHIPWPGPNRVAEVKAEGFNLLSKECYSLNGKQSSAESDAWVLQFAEAENRLLLGGCRKKCLSMLKTLRDRHLELPGQPLNNYHMKTLVSYECEKHPRESDWDESCLGDRLNGILLQLISCLQCRRCPHYFLPSLDLFQGKPHSALENAAKQTWRLAREILTNPKSLEKL; via the coding sequence ATGATCGCGGCGCAGGCCAAGCTCGTGTACCACCTCAACAAATATTACAACGAGAAATGCCAGTCCCGCAAGGGTGCCATCTCCAAGACCATCCGGGAGGTGTGCAAGGTGGTGTCGGACGtcctgaaggaggtggaggtgcaggAGCCGCGCTTCATCAGCTCGCTGAGCGAGATGGATAACCGCTTCGAGGGCATGGAGGTGACATCCCCCACGGAGTTCGAGGTGGTGCTCTACCTCAACCAGATGGGGGTGTTCAACTTCGTGGACGACGGCTCCCTGCCGGGCTGCGCCGTGCTCAAGCTGAGCGACGGGCGCAAGAGGAGCATGTCCCTCTGGGTGGAGTTCATCACCGCCTCCGGTTACCTCTCGGCGCGCAAGATCCGCTCCCGCTTCCAGACGCTGGTCGCGCAGGCGGTGGATAAGTGCAGCTACCGGGACGTGGTCAAGATGGTGGCCGACACAAGCGAGGTGAAGTTACGAATACGGGACCGCTACATCGTGCAGATCACGCCCGCGTTCAAGTGCACGGGCATCTGGCCGCGGAGCGCCGCGCACTGGCCCCTCCCGCACATCCCGTGGCCCGGGCCCAACCGGGTGGCCGAGGTCAAGGCGGAGGGCTTCAACCTCTTATCCAAGGAGTGCTACTCGCTGAATGGCAAGCAGAGCTCGGCGGAGAGCGACGCCTGGGTGCTGCAGTTCGCCGAGGCCGAGAACCGGTTGCTGCTGGGCGGCTGCCGGAAGAAGTGTCTTTCGATGCTGAAGACTTTGCGTGACCGCCACCTGGAGCTGCCAGGCCAGCCGCTCAACAACTACCACATGAAGACGCTGGTGTCGTACGAGTGCGAGAAGCACCCGCGGGAGTCGGACTGGGACGAAAGCTGTCTCGGGGACCGACTGAACGGGATCCTACTGCAGCTGATCTCGTGTCTGCAGTGCCGGAGGTGTCCGCACTATTTCCTCCCAAGCCTGGACCTGTTCCAGGGCAAGCCCCACTCCGCGCTGGAGAACGCCGCCAAGCAGACGTGGAGGCTGGCCAGAGAGATACTAACCAACCCCAAGAGCTTGGAGAAACTCTGA